The proteins below come from a single Streptomyces sp. B3I8 genomic window:
- a CDS encoding Fpg/Nei family DNA glycosylase: MPEGDTVHQAAARLHTALAGKPLTRFDLRVPRFATADLTGHTVLGVTPRGKHLLTRIEGGYTLHSHLRMDGAWKLYAPGKRWTGGPAHQIRAILGTADRTAVGYRLPVLELLRTADESRAVGHLGPDLLGPDWDPGTARANLLRDPSRPLGEALLDQRNLAGIGNVFKSELCFLLRATPWLPVGELPAGHLAELPGLAQRVLEANRERPVRNTTGRREQPLFVYGRASRPCLRCGTRIRLADQGDGSRDRPTYWCPVCQSGPAPSAPAPRAVPPVIPAP, translated from the coding sequence ATGCCCGAAGGCGACACCGTCCACCAGGCCGCGGCCCGGCTCCACACCGCCCTCGCGGGCAAACCACTGACCCGGTTCGACCTCCGCGTCCCCCGCTTCGCCACCGCCGACCTCACCGGCCACACCGTCCTGGGCGTCACCCCCCGCGGCAAACACCTGCTCACCCGCATCGAGGGCGGGTACACCCTCCACTCCCACCTCCGCATGGACGGCGCCTGGAAGCTGTACGCGCCGGGCAAGCGCTGGACCGGCGGCCCCGCCCACCAGATCCGCGCGATCCTCGGCACCGCCGACCGCACCGCCGTCGGCTACCGCCTCCCCGTCCTAGAACTGCTGCGCACCGCCGACGAGTCCCGCGCCGTCGGCCACCTCGGCCCCGACCTGCTCGGCCCCGACTGGGACCCGGGCACGGCTCGCGCCAACCTCCTGCGCGACCCCTCACGCCCCCTCGGCGAGGCCCTGCTCGACCAGCGCAATCTCGCCGGCATCGGCAATGTCTTCAAGAGCGAGCTGTGCTTCCTGCTGCGGGCCACCCCCTGGCTCCCGGTGGGCGAACTCCCCGCCGGTCACCTCGCCGAGCTGCCGGGGCTCGCGCAGAGGGTCCTCGAGGCCAACCGGGAGCGCCCCGTCCGCAACACCACAGGCCGCCGCGAACAGCCCCTGTTCGTGTACGGCCGCGCGTCACGGCCTTGTCTGCGCTGCGGCACCCGCATCCGGCTCGCCGACCAGGGCGACGGCTCCCGTGACCGCCCCACGTACTGGTGCCCCGTCTGCCAGTCGGGCCCCGCCCCTTCCGCTCCCGCCCCCCGTGCGGTGCCCCCGGTCATTCCCGCCCCGTAG